Proteins from a genomic interval of Nitrosomonas sp.:
- a CDS encoding trypsin-like peptidase domain-containing protein produces the protein MMLFVVAPARADLADTIERIKPAIVGIGTYQKTRSPPLNFLGTGFVVDDGLHIITNAHVVPELSSDIQKESLVIMTGSGDRPELRTAKVVALEKEYDIALLQIEGTSLPTVKLGDSSVIREGQMLAFTGFPIGMVLGFYPVTHRASVASITPIILPAFNAKQLDANKIRQLQRSAYKVFQLDGTAYPGNSGSPLYDQETGVVYGVINMVFVKDKKESVLSNPSGISYAIPGIHIKDLLQRHKRN, from the coding sequence ATGATGCTGTTTGTCGTTGCGCCAGCACGTGCTGACCTTGCCGATACAATAGAGCGAATCAAGCCGGCGATAGTCGGCATTGGCACCTATCAGAAAACACGTTCCCCACCCTTGAATTTTCTGGGGACAGGTTTTGTGGTGGATGATGGTCTGCACATAATCACGAATGCACACGTGGTGCCTGAATTGTCATCTGATATACAGAAAGAATCACTGGTTATCATGACGGGTAGCGGCGACAGGCCTGAATTGAGAACTGCAAAAGTAGTTGCGCTGGAAAAGGAATACGATATTGCTTTGTTGCAGATTGAAGGAACGTCTCTGCCGACGGTGAAGCTTGGAGATTCGAGTGTGATCCGTGAAGGTCAGATGCTGGCATTTACTGGGTTTCCAATTGGAATGGTTCTGGGCTTCTACCCGGTGACGCATCGAGCCAGTGTTGCCTCAATCACGCCCATCATTCTGCCCGCATTTAACGCCAAGCAGCTGGATGCAAATAAAATCCGCCAATTACAGCGATCCGCCTACAAGGTCTTTCAGCTTGATGGCACCGCCTATCCCGGCAACAGTGGGAGTCCTTTATATGACCAGGAAACGGGCGTAGTGTACGGCGTGATCAATATGGTTTTTGTAAAGGATAAAAAAGAGTCCGTATTGAGTAATCCCAGTGGAATCAGCTATGCCATACCGGGCATCCACATCAAGGACCTACTCCAGAGACATAAACGCAATTAA
- a CDS encoding c-type cytochrome — protein sequence MKTVWLGTFVAAALLFTGIAQASAELAGKNNCTACHQTEVKVVGPALKDIAVKYAGVDGAADQLAGKIKNGSSGVWGNIPMPPNVNVSDEEAKALAEWILSLK from the coding sequence ATGAAAACAGTTTGGTTAGGTACATTCGTTGCTGCTGCTTTGTTGTTTACGGGTATTGCTCAGGCAAGTGCTGAGCTGGCTGGGAAAAATAACTGTACTGCCTGCCATCAGACTGAAGTAAAAGTGGTTGGCCCTGCGCTCAAGGATATTGCTGTCAAATATGCCGGAGTGGACGGCGCTGCTGATCAACTGGCTGGCAAAATCAAGAACGGCAGCAGCGGTGTTTGGGGAAACATCCCTATGCCACCAAATGTCAATGTCAGCGATGAAGAAGCGAAGGCTCTGGCTGAATGGATTCTGTCACTCAAGTAG